A single region of the Pyxidicoccus trucidator genome encodes:
- a CDS encoding alpha/beta hydrolase — protein MKRSGIAALLVLTALCMGCAGTRPGPEAAAASQALKHETYTLGGKQPDAMLVALHYSGATPAFWHEFLKDWGAPVRVLLPQGPNPRREGFTWVPTDHEQKDEAAKTADLEQMAERVAQLIREARRAHPELRRVAVTGFSYGGDLAWLLAIRYPDLVDAAAPMGSRLLGEPAQALPDTRRVLVLHGEADAIIDFQKTVARVEALKARGVPIELRGYPDLGHDMSPQLIEDWRTFLRQQLSGTAHGQEPGDAR, from the coding sequence ATGAAGCGCTCCGGCATCGCGGCGCTCCTCGTCCTGACGGCGCTCTGCATGGGGTGCGCGGGCACACGGCCGGGGCCCGAGGCAGCAGCTGCCTCGCAGGCGCTGAAGCACGAGACGTACACCCTGGGAGGCAAGCAGCCCGACGCGATGCTCGTCGCCCTGCACTACTCCGGCGCCACCCCCGCCTTCTGGCATGAGTTCCTGAAGGACTGGGGCGCTCCCGTGCGCGTGCTGCTGCCCCAGGGGCCGAATCCTCGGCGCGAGGGCTTCACCTGGGTTCCCACCGACCACGAGCAGAAGGACGAGGCCGCGAAGACGGCCGATCTGGAGCAGATGGCCGAGCGTGTCGCGCAGCTCATTCGAGAGGCGAGGCGCGCGCACCCCGAGCTTCGCCGCGTGGCCGTGACAGGGTTCTCGTACGGGGGAGACCTGGCGTGGCTGCTGGCCATCCGCTACCCGGACCTGGTCGACGCCGCCGCTCCGATGGGCTCACGCCTGCTCGGGGAGCCCGCCCAGGCCCTGCCCGACACGCGCCGTGTGCTGGTGCTTCACGGCGAGGCCGACGCCATCATCGACTTCCAGAAGACGGTTGCGCGGGTGGAGGCACTGAAGGCGCGGGGCGTGCCCATCGAGCTGCGCGGCTACCCCGACCTGGGCCATGACATGTCGCCGCAGCTAATCGAAGACTGGCGCACCTTCCTCCGCCAGCAACTGAGCGGCACGGCCCATGGCCAGGAGCCCGGCGACGCCCGATAA
- a CDS encoding serine/threonine-protein kinase, with translation MRAEKVYSVVRTLGQGGMAKLFLAHSHLRRENVVLKQMTLKADEAGRGSFLNEALLSLKLTHPNIVRVYDVFESQGQLFIEMEWIPGRSLEQLLRSRAPSGLPASIACRVMYDVCQALHAAHHATDSHGRRLEVVHRDVKPSNVMVGLGGVTKVIDFGIAWSARATAPAAHELFFTPGYLAPERALELLRTVPGGDEGLPSEPTPVDGRSDQFCAGVLLFEMLAGRLPIPPPADVSVSVHSQVAHCQQLARCQVDVSALPPGLADVAARALARRPEDRYGSCQEMAEALAQACSLASQEEVGRFLRECFPEAQREAEEGQRVPDATAELRTLAIGAMPGPAALEPRRAPRAPSLPGARGEPAWATAGALSGGSEDFPAPPPERKPSRWGWALAFVLVLGAAGAVMLRENGWPALEAVLRGEWAPPRAPVTPAPAPVEVPPASPVEPPRTAPEVPTREAPSVQPPPDRKKEGRRGTGAAAIAAGAQPVEPPVLGSVDAGSPTQVEPSLSVETEGSLVDGEAGGGAPRLEQQVEPEDAVPGDSSPAEALEADAGLAEAPVSGEVPPPPSDEPLPPSPAEEDGVRDADAAPPSGAAAAPDAG, from the coding sequence GTGAGAGCGGAAAAGGTCTACTCGGTCGTCAGGACGCTGGGCCAGGGAGGAATGGCGAAGCTGTTCCTCGCCCACTCGCACCTCCGCCGCGAGAACGTGGTCCTCAAGCAGATGACGCTGAAGGCCGACGAGGCCGGCCGCGGGAGCTTCCTCAACGAGGCGCTCCTCAGCCTGAAGCTCACGCATCCCAACATCGTCCGCGTCTACGACGTCTTCGAGAGCCAGGGACAGCTCTTCATCGAGATGGAGTGGATTCCGGGGCGGAGCCTGGAGCAGCTCCTCCGGTCCCGCGCGCCCTCGGGGCTCCCCGCCAGCATCGCCTGCCGGGTGATGTACGACGTGTGCCAGGCGCTGCATGCGGCGCACCACGCCACGGACTCGCATGGCCGGCGGCTCGAGGTGGTGCACCGGGACGTCAAGCCCTCGAATGTGATGGTGGGCCTGGGCGGCGTCACGAAGGTCATCGACTTCGGCATCGCCTGGTCCGCGCGGGCGACGGCACCGGCCGCGCATGAGCTGTTCTTCACGCCGGGCTACCTCGCGCCGGAGCGGGCGCTGGAGCTGCTCAGGACGGTGCCCGGTGGCGATGAGGGCCTTCCGTCCGAGCCGACACCGGTAGATGGCCGGAGCGACCAGTTCTGCGCGGGTGTGCTCCTCTTCGAGATGCTGGCGGGCCGGCTGCCCATCCCTCCGCCCGCGGATGTCTCCGTCTCCGTTCACAGCCAGGTGGCGCACTGCCAGCAGCTCGCACGGTGCCAGGTGGACGTGTCGGCGCTGCCTCCGGGGCTGGCGGACGTCGCCGCGAGGGCCCTCGCGCGCAGGCCGGAGGACCGCTACGGCTCGTGTCAGGAGATGGCGGAGGCCCTGGCACAGGCCTGCTCCCTGGCGAGCCAGGAAGAGGTGGGACGCTTTCTGCGCGAGTGCTTCCCCGAGGCGCAGCGGGAGGCGGAAGAGGGCCAGCGGGTGCCGGATGCGACGGCGGAGCTCCGCACACTGGCAATCGGCGCCATGCCCGGCCCCGCCGCCCTCGAGCCTCGCAGGGCGCCTCGCGCGCCGTCACTGCCCGGCGCCCGGGGCGAGCCCGCCTGGGCCACCGCGGGGGCACTGAGCGGCGGGAGCGAGGACTTCCCGGCACCGCCGCCCGAGCGCAAGCCGTCGCGGTGGGGCTGGGCACTGGCCTTCGTCCTGGTTCTCGGTGCGGCCGGAGCGGTGATGCTCCGGGAGAATGGGTGGCCCGCGTTGGAGGCGGTGCTCCGTGGGGAGTGGGCACCGCCGAGAGCGCCGGTGACGCCAGCGCCCGCGCCCGTCGAGGTGCCGCCCGCGAGTCCCGTGGAGCCGCCGCGGACGGCGCCGGAGGTGCCGACCCGCGAAGCCCCCTCGGTCCAGCCCCCTCCGGACAGGAAGAAGGAAGGACGGCGTGGCACGGGAGCCGCCGCCATTGCCGCCGGGGCGCAGCCGGTGGAGCCGCCAGTCCTGGGCAGCGTGGACGCGGGCAGCCCCACCCAGGTGGAGCCGTCCCTGAGCGTGGAGACCGAGGGCTCCCTCGTGGACGGCGAGGCGGGAGGAGGCGCGCCGCGCCTGGAGCAGCAGGTGGAGCCCGAGGATGCAGTTCCGGGCGACAGCTCCCCGGCGGAAGCGCTGGAGGCGGACGCGGGGCTGGCCGAGGCACCCGTTTCCGGCGAGGTTCCGCCGCCGCCATCGGATGAGCCCCTGCCTCCGAGTCCGGCGGAGGAGGACGGCGTGCGCGATGCGGATGCGGCCCCTCCGTCAGGGGCCGCGGCTGCTCCCGATGCCGGTTAG